The nucleotide sequence CGTACGATCCGACCGCTCAAGGTGGGCGGATGAGCGCCACCTTCCCGGCACGCAAATTCGAGGTCCTGATCACGGCCGAACGCGGGCCTGACGCCGCCTCACCCAGTGAGCACGTGGCTGTTCGCCAAGCTGTCGACATGGACGAATGAGGGCTTGCGGACGGCGCCTCTCAGCCTTGACTCAGCCTTGAGGGGTTGCCGCGTCGGCTGCGTCGGGAGAGCCCGCGTCAGGCTGCATGGCGCCGCCATCGCCCGCATCGGGCGGCGCGGGGCCAGCGTCGCCCGCGTCCGGCGCGGTCGCATCCGGCGCGGCCGCATCCGGGCCGGCATCCGGCGCGGCCGCATCGGGGCCGGCATCCGGTGCAGCCGCATCCGGCGCGGTCGCATCCGGGCCGGCATCCGGCGTGCCAGCGTCGGGTGGGTCGCCTCCGACGCAGACGACAAGCGCGAGCGTGTCGGTGTCGCTGCCCTTGGTGATCGTGAAGCGCAGCTCCCAGGGACCCGAGTGCACATAGCTAATGTCGCCGATCCGGTACTCCCCTGCCTGAGCGCCGCCCTGAACGTTTGGCTGGGTGTCTGCCGGGTGGCCACCGTGGGAGGGGGTCCACACCTCGACCTCCACCGTGGCGTCCGTCACGGGCATGTCCG is from Pseudomonadota bacterium and encodes:
- a CDS encoding FixH family protein yields the protein FGCSDGDDGHTHDHDAGPDAGHDAGQGPHRGMVACKGDEDPHTPGTKKAGSAGKFSIEIVSADPAAHDVSRRNQLTVKVLDAADMPVTDATVEVEVWTPSHGGHPADTQPNVQGGAQAGEYRIGDISYVHSGPWELRFTITKGSDTDTLALVVCVGGDPPDAGTPDAGPDATAPDAAAPDAGPDAAAPDAGPDAAAPDATAPDAGDAGPAPPDAGDGGAMQPDAGSPDAADAATPQG